A genomic region of Streptomyces rimosus contains the following coding sequences:
- a CDS encoding SsgA family sporulation/cell division regulator, translating into MTDTVQAEVIMSFLVSEELAFRIPVELFFDSADPYAVSFTFDLPGDAPVTWAFSRELLLDGLSKPSGEGDVRIGPASSEHLSDVFIGLQVGDERALFRAGAPPLVAFLDRTDRLVPIGEEEVCDTLDSTLDRILSEAQKAG; encoded by the coding sequence ATGACCGACACAGTTCAGGCAGAAGTGATCATGAGCTTCCTCGTGTCCGAGGAGCTCGCTTTCCGTATTCCGGTGGAGCTGTTCTTCGATTCCGCGGACCCCTATGCGGTCAGCTTCACCTTCGACCTCCCCGGCGATGCGCCCGTGACCTGGGCGTTCAGCCGGGAGCTGCTGCTCGACGGGCTCAGCAAGCCGTCCGGGGAAGGCGATGTGCGCATCGGGCCCGCCTCCTCCGAGCACCTCAGCGACGTCTTCATCGGCCTCCAGGTGGGCGATGAACGCGCGCTGTTCCGCGCCGGTGCCCCACCGCTGGTCGCCTTCCTCGACCGTACGGACCGACTGGTGCCGATCGGGGAGGAAGAGGTGTGCGACACGCTCGACTCGACGTTGGACCGCATTCTTTCGGAGGCGCAGAAGGCGGGGTGA
- a CDS encoding phage holin family protein, protein MKNFVVKTIANAAALAVAIWLLKDITLTGENTGRKALTLVLVALIFGVVNFVVKPVVKLLSFPLFILTLGLITLVINALMLLLTSWLADKFHLAFHVEGFWTAVLGGVIISIVSWALHVVLPDDQD, encoded by the coding sequence ATGAAGAATTTCGTGGTCAAGACGATCGCCAATGCCGCGGCGCTTGCCGTGGCCATCTGGCTGTTGAAGGACATCACGCTCACCGGGGAGAACACCGGTCGCAAGGCGCTGACGCTGGTCCTGGTCGCGCTGATCTTCGGTGTGGTGAACTTCGTCGTCAAACCCGTGGTGAAGCTGCTGTCCTTCCCCCTCTTCATCCTCACCCTCGGCCTGATCACGCTCGTGATCAACGCGCTGATGCTGCTGCTCACATCGTGGCTGGCGGACAAGTTCCACCTCGCCTTCCATGTGGAGGGCTTCTGGACCGCCGTACTGGGCGGCGTGATCATTTCGATCGTCTCCTGGGCGCTGCACGTGGTGCTGCCCGACGACCAGGACTGA
- a CDS encoding class I SAM-dependent methyltransferase, translating into MPAQNSLTTTRDAYDAAATTYAQLFRDSLRESPLDRAALGVFAEAVSASGGGQVADLGCGPGHITAYLGELGLSAFGVDASPAMIELARQSYADLRFDVGSMAALDIADGALGGVLSRWSIIHTPPQEVPAILAEFHRVLAPGGHLLIGFSASEDASCPTQVFDHAVAPAYRWWPDHLSGLLRTAGLAEVARMVREPQPTDRRQFREVHLLARKG; encoded by the coding sequence ATGCCCGCCCAAAACTCCCTCACCACAACCCGCGACGCCTACGACGCCGCCGCCACCACCTACGCGCAGCTGTTCCGCGACTCGCTGCGTGAAAGCCCCCTGGATCGCGCGGCCTTGGGTGTCTTCGCCGAGGCCGTGAGCGCGAGCGGGGGCGGGCAGGTCGCGGACCTGGGGTGTGGGCCCGGCCATATCACTGCTTATCTGGGCGAGCTGGGGCTGTCGGCGTTCGGCGTCGATGCTTCTCCCGCGATGATCGAGCTGGCTCGGCAGAGCTATGCCGACCTGCGGTTCGATGTGGGATCGATGGCCGCGTTGGACATCGCCGACGGCGCGCTGGGCGGCGTACTGTCGCGTTGGTCCATCATTCACACCCCGCCGCAAGAAGTGCCCGCCATTCTGGCGGAGTTCCACCGTGTGCTGGCGCCCGGCGGCCACCTCCTGATCGGCTTCTCGGCGAGCGAGGATGCCTCGTGTCCGACGCAGGTCTTCGATCACGCGGTCGCGCCGGCCTACCGGTGGTGGCCCGATCACCTCTCCGGGCTGCTACGCACGGCCGGGTTGGCGGAGGTGGCCCGGATGGTGCGCGAGCCCCAGCCGACCGACCGGCGGCAGTTCCGGGAGGTTCACCTGCTCGCCCGTAAAGGCTAG
- a CDS encoding DUF5326 family protein, translating into MAGKGTFAGLPWWVTWVVVPVVLLVVFGSLIASAVGFLIGLLFKVLIAVALIAGVVYLVRRLTGSSSSSSRSEW; encoded by the coding sequence ATGGCCGGCAAGGGGACGTTCGCAGGACTTCCGTGGTGGGTGACCTGGGTCGTGGTGCCCGTCGTCCTGCTGGTGGTGTTCGGCAGCCTGATCGCCAGCGCGGTCGGGTTCCTGATCGGCCTGCTCTTCAAGGTCCTCATCGCGGTGGCGCTGATCGCCGGTGTCGTCTACCTGGTGCGCAGGCTGACCGGCTCCTCGTCGTCCTCCTCGCGGAGCGAGTGGTGA
- a CDS encoding NUDIX domain-containing protein, translating to MTVRPVVKRTARAILLDGADIVLIKRTKPGRAPYWITPGGGVEPEDATVVDALHRELHEELGAKVTDVVPVFVDTVEHISDGGVDGVKVQHFFVCRLESMDPSLRHGPEVEEPCGQYEIVRVPFTRVGIASAEVVPLSLRHYLDGNIEGIRAMHAPDLG from the coding sequence ATGACCGTACGGCCAGTCGTCAAACGCACCGCCCGCGCGATCCTGCTCGACGGTGCGGACATCGTCCTGATCAAGCGAACCAAGCCGGGCCGGGCCCCGTACTGGATCACTCCCGGCGGCGGCGTCGAACCGGAGGACGCCACGGTCGTCGACGCCCTGCACCGCGAACTCCACGAGGAACTGGGCGCCAAGGTCACCGACGTCGTCCCGGTCTTCGTGGACACGGTCGAGCACATCAGTGACGGCGGGGTGGACGGCGTCAAGGTGCAGCATTTCTTCGTCTGCCGGCTGGAATCCATGGACCCCTCCCTGCGGCACGGCCCGGAGGTGGAGGAGCCCTGCGGGCAGTACGAAATCGTGCGCGTACCATTCACGCGCGTGGGCATCGCCTCCGCCGAGGTCGTCCCGCTGTCGCTGCGCCACTACCTCGACGGCAACATCGAGGGCATTCGGGCGATGCATGCGCCTGATCTGGGGTGA
- a CDS encoding IclR family transcriptional regulator, with protein MVNGESVSHPTLIGSVQRALRLLEAVGAHPAGAPAKQLAREAGLPLPTTYHLLRTLTHEGYLRRENGVFVYGEAAGTIGRAGAECHRRAEIADTLAVAGKRLDAAVYFAVYREGEVEVVAATDDRRRPPVEEWADFRTTAHAHAIGQCLLAQLDEQARKDHLARYPVQPLTPYSVRSEDDLLHRLDSVRRAQVAYEQQEYALGTVCSAIPIQVGSAAATMAISLPARDAQRLHCVTDRLRRMAEATLTTLAFSISI; from the coding sequence ATGGTGAACGGCGAATCCGTCTCGCACCCGACATTGATCGGCTCGGTCCAGCGGGCGCTGCGCCTACTGGAGGCGGTGGGCGCGCACCCCGCCGGTGCGCCCGCCAAACAGCTGGCCAGAGAGGCGGGGTTACCGCTTCCCACCACGTACCACCTGCTGCGGACCCTGACGCACGAGGGCTACCTGCGGCGCGAGAACGGGGTGTTCGTCTACGGCGAGGCCGCCGGCACCATCGGGCGGGCGGGCGCCGAGTGCCATCGCCGTGCCGAGATCGCGGACACGCTGGCGGTCGCGGGCAAACGGCTCGACGCCGCGGTCTACTTCGCCGTCTACCGGGAAGGCGAGGTGGAGGTGGTGGCCGCCACCGACGATCGGCGGCGGCCGCCGGTGGAGGAGTGGGCGGACTTTCGTACGACGGCTCACGCGCACGCGATCGGCCAGTGTCTGCTGGCGCAGCTCGACGAGCAGGCCAGGAAGGACCACTTGGCGCGGTATCCGGTGCAGCCGTTGACGCCGTACTCGGTGCGCTCCGAGGACGACCTGCTGCACCGGCTGGACAGTGTGCGCCGCGCCCAAGTCGCCTATGAACAACAGGAATATGCCTTGGGCACAGTATGCTCGGCGATTCCCATCCAGGTCGGTTCGGCGGCCGCGACCATGGCGATTTCCCTTCCCGCGAGGGACGCCCAGCGGCTACACTGCGTTACCGATCGACTACGCAGAATGGCGGAGGCGACACTGACGACACTCGCCTTCTCTATCAGTATCTGA
- a CDS encoding cupin domain-containing protein yields MKAFRLDELEAERAANDGAYLQFLRERNMSVGLYALDAGSVDPQQPHHQDEVYLVVSGRAAITVGMETTSVARGSVVYVPAGVPHKFHHISEDLRVMVVFSPPES; encoded by the coding sequence ATGAAGGCTTTCAGGCTCGACGAACTGGAGGCGGAGCGGGCCGCGAACGACGGCGCGTATCTGCAGTTCCTGCGGGAACGGAACATGTCGGTCGGGCTCTACGCACTCGACGCGGGCAGCGTCGATCCGCAGCAGCCGCACCACCAGGACGAGGTGTACCTGGTGGTCAGCGGGCGGGCGGCGATCACGGTCGGCATGGAGACGACCTCGGTGGCGCGCGGCAGCGTGGTCTATGTGCCCGCCGGGGTGCCGCACAAGTTCCATCACATCAGCGAGGACCTGCGGGTCATGGTGGTCTTTTCTCCGCCCGAAAGCTGA
- a CDS encoding YibE/F family protein: MTSNEPSHSAHHHDPGQAHGHGADPRHTVPGDGRGTGAAGDGVHGAAPAAPGDGAHAHRHASGHGHSHAHGHAPAAPVSRHLRKVIAAVLIPFAVAVLAGLVVLWPGGAPGHKPSGVGFDQPTEKAKVVKVEEVNCADVHAQQQQQPSQQQPPSSAGPQRPQHCERAVIEVTTGKDTGRRFESIVTPDATRHYKAGQGVVVAYAPKAPKDLQYSVTDVDRTVPMWVLAAIFAAAVVVVGRLRGVLALVALVVSFAVLTLFILPAILQGSNPLLVAVVGGSAIMLVALYMCHGLTARTSVAVLGTLVSLLLIGLLGSLFIGWALLTGNTDDQTGLVHGLYPDIEIRGLLLAGIIIGSLGVLDDVTVTQTAAVWELKEADPSAGWRKLYSSAMRIGRDHIASVVNTLVLAYAGAALPLLLLFSIAQSSVGTVATSEVVAEEIVRTLVGSIGLVASVPLTTLLAALVVSADRDAVGAVTSGAGRGSGLTGAGEGVGGTGTGRSGTGRRSVRGGHGKRRRAR; this comes from the coding sequence GTGACCAGCAACGAGCCCTCGCACTCCGCGCACCACCACGATCCGGGTCAGGCGCACGGGCACGGTGCCGATCCGCGGCACACCGTGCCGGGTGACGGCCGTGGGACCGGCGCTGCCGGGGACGGCGTTCACGGCGCCGCTCCAGCCGCGCCCGGGGACGGCGCCCACGCCCACCGGCATGCCTCCGGCCATGGGCACAGCCACGCCCACGGCCATGCCCCGGCCGCCCCCGTCTCCCGTCATCTGCGCAAGGTCATCGCCGCCGTGCTGATCCCCTTCGCCGTCGCGGTCCTGGCCGGGCTGGTCGTGCTGTGGCCGGGCGGGGCGCCCGGCCACAAGCCGTCCGGTGTCGGTTTCGACCAGCCGACCGAGAAGGCGAAGGTGGTGAAGGTGGAGGAGGTGAACTGCGCGGACGTACACGCCCAGCAGCAACAGCAACCTTCGCAGCAGCAACCGCCCTCGTCCGCGGGCCCCCAGCGGCCCCAGCACTGCGAGCGGGCGGTCATCGAGGTGACGACCGGCAAGGACACCGGCCGGCGGTTCGAGTCGATCGTGACGCCGGACGCCACCCGCCACTACAAGGCCGGTCAGGGAGTCGTGGTCGCGTATGCGCCCAAGGCGCCCAAAGACCTGCAGTATTCGGTCACGGATGTGGATCGGACCGTACCGATGTGGGTACTTGCCGCCATCTTCGCGGCAGCCGTGGTCGTCGTCGGACGGTTGCGCGGTGTGCTCGCGCTCGTCGCGCTGGTCGTGAGCTTCGCGGTCCTGACGCTGTTCATCCTCCCCGCCATCCTCCAGGGCTCGAATCCCCTGCTGGTCGCCGTGGTCGGAGGCAGCGCGATCATGCTCGTCGCCCTCTACATGTGCCACGGGCTGACGGCCCGTACGTCCGTCGCCGTCCTGGGCACGCTCGTCTCCCTGCTGCTCATCGGCCTGCTCGGCTCGCTCTTCATCGGGTGGGCGCTGCTGACCGGCAACACCGACGACCAGACCGGGCTGGTGCACGGCCTGTACCCGGACATCGAGATCCGCGGCCTGCTGCTGGCGGGCATCATCATCGGTTCGCTGGGCGTGCTGGACGATGTGACCGTCACGCAGACCGCCGCGGTGTGGGAGCTGAAGGAGGCGGACCCGTCGGCGGGCTGGCGCAAGCTGTACTCGTCGGCGATGCGGATCGGGCGTGATCACATCGCGTCCGTCGTGAACACACTCGTACTCGCCTACGCGGGCGCCGCACTGCCGCTGCTTTTGCTGTTCTCGATCGCACAGAGCAGTGTCGGTACGGTCGCCACGAGCGAAGTGGTCGCCGAGGAGATCGTACGGACGCTGGTGGGCAGCATCGGGCTGGTCGCGTCCGTACCGCTGACCACGCTGCTGGCCGCGCTGGTCGTCTCGGCGGACCGGGACGCCGTGGGAGCCGTCACGTCCGGCGCGGGGCGGGGTTCCGGCCTTACGGGGGCGGGCGAGGGCGTCGGGGGCACGGGTACGGGGCGGAGCGGCACGGGCCGGCGGTCCGTACGCGGTGGGCACGGCAAGCGGCGGCGCGCACGCTGA
- a CDS encoding cystathionine gamma-lyase, which translates to MTGDSTRAVRAGLPAAEAYEPSLPGPVFAAHYHLPGDATGPYTYGRDSNPTWTRLEAAIGELESPDADAHTVSFASGMAAVSAVLFSCLRNGDAVVLPDDGYQLLPAVRARLESYGIEVRTAPTAGDAQLGVLDGARLLWIETPSNPGLDVCDIRRLAEAAHARGALVAVDNTLATPLGQRPLELGADFSVASGTKALTGHGDVLLGYVTTRDPALADSVRMWRKTVGAIPGPMEAWLTHRSLATLALRVRQQSAGALALATALRERPEVTGLRHPGLPSDPAHEQAVRQMRADRFGSVVSFTLPDRAHAERFLAALTLVDDATSFGGVRSTAERRGRWGGDAVPEGFIRFSVGVEEPADLIADVMGALDAASGAGSS; encoded by the coding sequence ATGACAGGTGACAGCACACGGGCCGTACGGGCCGGACTCCCGGCGGCCGAGGCCTACGAACCGTCCCTCCCCGGCCCGGTCTTCGCCGCGCACTACCACCTGCCCGGCGACGCCACCGGTCCGTACACCTACGGCCGCGACTCCAACCCCACCTGGACCCGGCTGGAGGCGGCCATCGGCGAACTGGAGTCCCCGGACGCGGACGCGCACACCGTGTCCTTCGCCTCCGGCATGGCCGCCGTCTCCGCCGTCCTCTTCTCCTGCCTGCGCAACGGCGACGCCGTCGTGCTCCCCGACGACGGCTACCAGCTGCTGCCCGCCGTACGCGCGCGCTTGGAGAGCTACGGCATCGAGGTCCGTACGGCGCCCACCGCGGGCGACGCGCAGCTCGGCGTACTCGACGGTGCCCGGCTGCTGTGGATCGAGACACCCTCCAACCCCGGCCTGGACGTCTGCGACATCCGGCGGCTGGCCGAGGCCGCGCACGCGCGCGGCGCCCTGGTCGCCGTCGACAACACCCTGGCCACCCCGCTCGGCCAGCGCCCCCTGGAACTCGGCGCCGACTTCTCGGTGGCCAGCGGCACCAAGGCGCTGACCGGACACGGCGACGTGCTCCTCGGGTACGTCACCACCCGCGACCCGGCGCTCGCCGACTCCGTACGGATGTGGCGCAAAACCGTCGGTGCGATCCCCGGCCCCATGGAGGCGTGGCTGACCCACCGTTCGCTCGCCACGCTCGCCCTGCGGGTGCGCCAGCAGTCCGCAGGGGCGCTCGCGCTCGCCACGGCACTGCGCGAACGCCCCGAGGTCACGGGCCTGCGCCACCCCGGGCTGCCGTCCGACCCCGCCCACGAGCAGGCCGTACGGCAGATGCGCGCGGACCGCTTCGGCTCCGTGGTCTCCTTCACGCTGCCCGACCGCGCCCACGCGGAACGCTTCCTGGCGGCACTGACCCTCGTGGACGACGCGACCAGCTTCGGCGGCGTACGGTCCACCGCTGAGCGGCGCGGACGGTGGGGCGGCGACGCGGTGCCGGAAGGTTTCATCCGCTTCTCGGTCGGCGTGGAGGAGCCAGCTGACCTGATTGCGGATGTGATGGGGGCGCTGGATGCGGCTTCGGGTGCGGGAAGCAGCTGA
- the thiC gene encoding phosphomethylpyrimidine synthase ThiC, whose product MTLQDARTPENGQGSAKEIGWHKGYLSGSRPDLRVPVRRVHLTNGKDVTLYDTSGPYTDPHIETDVRRGLAPLRENWIISRGDTEEYAGRPPRPEDDGLKHTSPRGGLKNLDAVFPGRPRQPRRGRGGAAVTQLAYARRGEITAEMEYVAIRENVSPEFVRDEIAAGRAVLPANVNHPEIEPMIIGKNFLVKVNANIGNSAVTSSIEEEVEKMTWATRWGADTVMDLSTGRNIHTTREWVLRNSPVPIGTVPLYQALEKVDGKAEELTWEIYKDTVIEQAEQGVDYMTVHAGVLLRYVPLTARRKTGIVSRGGSIMAAWCLAHHKESFLYTHFEELCDILASYDVTYSLGDGLRPGSIADANDEAQFAELHTLGELNSIAKRHGVQTMIEGPGHVPMHKIKENVDLQQEICEEAPFYTLGPLTTDIAPAYDHITSGIGAAMIAWWGTAMLCYVTPKEHLGLPDRDDVKTGVITYKIAAHAADLAKGHPGAQEWDDALSDARFEFRWEDQFNLALDPDTARAFHDETLPAEPAKTAHFCSMCGPKFCSMKISRSITEQFGGEDGASPEEVEAGMLEKSKEFAASGNRVYLPLAD is encoded by the coding sequence ATGACTCTGCAGGATGCACGCACGCCCGAAAACGGCCAGGGCTCCGCCAAGGAGATCGGCTGGCACAAGGGCTACCTCAGTGGATCGCGGCCCGACCTGCGGGTCCCGGTCCGCCGTGTGCACCTCACCAACGGCAAGGACGTGACGCTCTACGACACGTCCGGGCCGTACACCGACCCCCACATCGAAACGGACGTCCGCCGCGGCCTGGCGCCGCTGCGGGAGAACTGGATCATCAGCCGAGGAGACACCGAGGAGTACGCGGGCCGGCCGCCCCGCCCCGAGGACGACGGCCTCAAGCACACCTCGCCGCGCGGCGGCCTGAAGAACCTCGACGCGGTCTTCCCCGGCCGGCCCCGGCAGCCGCGCCGGGGCCGGGGCGGCGCCGCGGTCACCCAGCTCGCGTACGCGCGGCGCGGCGAGATCACGGCGGAGATGGAGTACGTCGCGATCCGCGAGAACGTCTCCCCCGAGTTCGTACGGGACGAGATCGCGGCCGGCCGGGCCGTGCTGCCCGCCAACGTCAACCACCCGGAGATCGAGCCGATGATCATCGGCAAGAACTTCCTGGTGAAGGTCAACGCGAACATCGGCAATTCCGCCGTCACCTCCTCGATCGAGGAGGAGGTGGAGAAGATGACCTGGGCGACCCGCTGGGGCGCCGACACGGTCATGGACCTGTCCACCGGCCGCAACATCCACACCACCCGTGAGTGGGTGCTGCGCAACTCCCCCGTCCCCATCGGCACCGTCCCCCTCTACCAGGCACTGGAGAAGGTGGACGGCAAGGCCGAGGAGCTGACCTGGGAGATCTACAAGGACACGGTCATTGAACAGGCCGAGCAGGGCGTGGACTACATGACCGTCCACGCGGGCGTCCTGCTGCGCTACGTGCCTCTGACGGCCCGCCGCAAGACCGGCATCGTCTCGCGCGGCGGCTCGATCATGGCGGCGTGGTGCCTGGCGCACCACAAGGAGTCGTTCCTCTACACCCACTTCGAGGAACTCTGCGACATCCTCGCCTCCTACGACGTCACCTACTCCCTCGGCGACGGCCTGCGCCCCGGCTCCATCGCGGACGCCAACGACGAAGCGCAGTTCGCGGAGCTGCACACGCTCGGCGAGCTGAACTCGATCGCCAAGCGGCACGGCGTACAGACGATGATCGAGGGCCCGGGGCACGTCCCGATGCACAAGATCAAGGAGAACGTCGACCTCCAGCAGGAGATCTGCGAGGAGGCCCCGTTCTACACGCTGGGTCCGCTGACCACCGACATCGCGCCCGCCTACGACCACATCACCTCGGGCATCGGCGCGGCGATGATCGCGTGGTGGGGCACGGCGATGCTGTGTTACGTCACGCCCAAGGAGCACCTGGGCCTGCCGGACCGGGACGACGTGAAGACCGGCGTCATCACGTACAAGATCGCGGCCCACGCGGCGGACCTGGCCAAGGGGCACCCGGGCGCCCAGGAATGGGACGACGCCCTGTCCGACGCGCGCTTCGAGTTCCGGTGGGAGGACCAGTTCAACCTGGCCCTCGACCCGGACACGGCCCGCGCCTTCCACGACGAGACGCTGCCCGCGGAGCCGGCGAAGACCGCCCACTTCTGCTCCATGTGCGGCCCGAAGTTCTGCTCCATGAAGATCAGCAGGAGCATCACGGAGCAGTTCGGCGGCGAGGACGGCGCGTCCCCGGAGGAGGTCGAGGCGGGGATGCTGGAGAAGTCCAAGGAGTTCGCGGCGAGCGGGAACAGGGTGTACCTGCCGCTGGCGGACTGA
- a CDS encoding pyridoxamine 5'-phosphate oxidase family protein, which yields MQQRMGTTDRADRFYDDQVLDHLNPRMREFVGRQEMFFLATADRHGECDSTFRAGPPGFVQVLDERTIAYPEYRGNGVMASIGNISENPHLGILMIDFTRDRIGLHVNGRARVVMDDEMRERHPYLPIDPVPGRRAQLWVEVAVEETYIHCAKHIPHLQKVPRQSSGSRAWGTDDAKRKGGDFFGAAAEAASRREPEAPREPEAPRESEAPGESGARRGPEETRGPQAPREIEARQDLPPRGEGARPDPGSRREPGSRQAPSGRQAPGSRQVPCSRQETASRRPPLSPRPRSREVREEVEREVERVLARARNRGPEDGVDDEFRGWFG from the coding sequence GTGCAGCAGCGGATGGGCACGACCGACCGCGCCGACCGCTTCTACGACGATCAGGTGCTGGACCATCTCAACCCGCGGATGCGGGAGTTCGTGGGCCGCCAGGAGATGTTCTTCCTGGCGACGGCCGATCGGCACGGCGAGTGCGACTCCACGTTCCGGGCCGGGCCGCCCGGGTTCGTCCAGGTCCTGGACGAGCGCACGATCGCGTACCCGGAGTACCGCGGCAACGGCGTCATGGCGTCGATCGGCAACATCTCGGAGAACCCGCACCTCGGCATCCTGATGATCGACTTCACCCGTGACCGCATCGGGCTGCACGTCAACGGCCGGGCGCGGGTGGTCATGGACGACGAGATGCGGGAGCGGCACCCGTACCTGCCCATCGATCCGGTACCCGGCCGGCGCGCGCAGCTGTGGGTCGAGGTCGCGGTTGAGGAAACGTACATTCACTGCGCCAAGCACATCCCGCACCTGCAGAAGGTGCCCCGGCAGTCGAGCGGGTCCCGCGCCTGGGGAACGGATGACGCCAAGCGCAAAGGTGGCGACTTCTTCGGAGCGGCGGCGGAGGCGGCTTCTCGTAGGGAGCCCGAAGCACCGAGAGAGCCCGAAGCACCGAGAGAGTCCGAAGCGCCGGGGGAGTCCGGAGCGCGGAGAGGGCCTGAGGAGACGCGAGGGCCCCAAGCGCCGAGGGAGATCGAAGCGCGGCAGGACCTGCCCCCAAGAGGTGAGGGGGCGCGCCCCGATCCCGGCAGCCGTCGGGAGCCCGGCAGCCGCCAAGCACCGTCCGGCCGACAGGCACCCGGTAGTCGTCAAGTACCCTGCAGCCGCCAGGAGACCGCATCCCGTCGCCCTCCGCTCAGCCCTCGCCCGCGGTCCCGTGAGGTCCGGGAGGAAGTGGAACGCGAGGTCGAGCGGGTGCTCGCACGGGCGCGGAACCGGGGGCCGGAAGACGGCGTGGACGACGAGTTCCGGGGTTGGTTCGGGTAG
- a CDS encoding LysR family transcriptional regulator: protein MDLALLRTFVTVHRAGSFTRAAALLGLSQPAVTSQIRSLERQLGRPLFLRKARGVTPTTVGDELAHKVAPHLDALTEITEAGLDEESAIRTLHLAGPPEFTSQRALPALTPLIDQGLCVRTAFGSADELLSGLADGHHDLAITTIRPRGALLTATPLCDEEHVLIAAPRWAARLGGPAAVQAKGVRALDPVPLVEVHESLPLVSRYWTAVFDTPPAASATVIASDLRAVLACVTAGAGLAVLPRYLCADALDSGEIVALLDPPVPPLRTYFLATRAGTLALPHIARPHEWLLRAAVEW, encoded by the coding sequence GTGGACCTTGCCTTATTACGCACGTTCGTCACGGTGCACCGAGCGGGCTCCTTCACCCGGGCCGCCGCCCTGCTGGGCCTCTCCCAGCCCGCCGTGACCAGCCAGATACGCAGCCTGGAGCGGCAGTTGGGCCGCCCGCTCTTCCTCCGCAAGGCCCGTGGCGTCACCCCCACCACCGTCGGCGACGAACTCGCCCACAAGGTGGCGCCCCACTTGGACGCGCTCACCGAGATCACCGAAGCCGGGCTCGACGAGGAGTCCGCCATCCGTACGCTGCACCTCGCCGGGCCGCCGGAATTCACCTCCCAGCGCGCGCTACCGGCCCTCACCCCGCTCATAGACCAAGGGCTTTGCGTACGCACCGCCTTCGGCTCCGCGGACGAGCTGCTGTCCGGCCTCGCCGACGGCCACCACGACCTCGCGATCACCACCATCCGGCCCCGCGGCGCCCTGCTCACCGCGACGCCGCTGTGCGACGAGGAGCACGTCCTGATAGCCGCTCCCCGGTGGGCCGCGCGCCTCGGCGGCCCGGCGGCCGTCCAGGCCAAGGGTGTGCGCGCGCTCGACCCCGTACCGCTCGTCGAGGTCCACGAAAGCCTGCCGCTGGTCTCCCGGTACTGGACCGCCGTCTTCGACACCCCGCCCGCGGCCTCCGCCACCGTCATCGCCTCGGACCTACGGGCGGTACTGGCGTGCGTGACGGCCGGCGCCGGCCTGGCGGTACTGCCCCGCTACCTGTGCGCCGACGCGCTCGACAGCGGCGAGATCGTCGCCCTCCTGGATCCCCCCGTACCGCCCCTGCGTACGTACTTTCTGGCCACCCGGGCAGGCACACTGGCGCTGCCGCACATCGCGCGCCCGCATGAGTGGCTGCTGCGGGCGGCGGTGGAGTGGTGA